The Armatimonadota bacterium DNA window GTAGAGTGATGCCTGTTTGAGCGGCGACCTCGAACATCGCCGGTTCAGCCACAACGGCAGCACAAGTAACCAGCGCCACAGCAGGCGCGGAAGGATCCAATCATGCTGAACCGAGTTATACTCATCGGACGCCTTGTAGCCGACCCGGAAATCAGGTACTCCGGCGACGGCACGCCGGTCGCCAGAATCCGCATCGCAGTGGACAGGAAACGCAAGGACGAAAGCGGCAACAAAGTCGCCGACTTTTTCAGCGCGGTAGCGTTCAGCCAATCCGCACGCTTTCTGGAGCAGTACGTTCAAAAAGGCCGCCTGGTGGCTATAGATGGACGGCTTCAGACGAATCAGTGGACCGCACAGGACGGAACCAAGCGGAGCACGGTAGAGATAGTCGCGGAGGACGTACAGGCGCTGGACCGCGGACGCGGCGACAGCGCACCAGACGTTGCGGACGCACCTTTCAATCCCGGCGGGCATCGCTCATCGGCGCCGGCGCCGGAACCCGACGCGTTCAGTGGAACGGGACCGAACGACGCCGCCGAAGGTGACAAAGACCCGTTTGAAGCGGAGTGATCCTCCAGACGAAAGGACAGATAGACGTTGACAGGAACACCACGTAGACCGCCAT harbors:
- a CDS encoding single-stranded DNA-binding protein, with product MLNRVILIGRLVADPEIRYSGDGTPVARIRIAVDRKRKDESGNKVADFFSAVAFSQSARFLEQYVQKGRLVAIDGRLQTNQWTAQDGTKRSTVEIVAEDVQALDRGRGDSAPDVADAPFNPGGHRSSAPAPEPDAFSGTGPNDAAEGDKDPFEAE